The region CATACCATTTTGAGATTGTATTTTCCGCTCTGGCTCTCCAGAAAAGGACTGGAGCCTTTTTTAACATCTCATCCCAGATATCTCTTCCTACACCTTCTCCTCTTGCGATCTCATTCACCGCGAATTTGGAGAGAAATGTTCCCCAGGGAGTATTTTGAAGAAGCGCACATCCTTTGTATTCGGACTCTAAAACGATCCCTGAAAATTCCTTATTCCAAAAACCTTGTTTTAATCCTCTTCCGAAAGAATCTTCTATCAGCTCGTTCAATCGTTTATGATCTATCTTTTGAAAATCCGTATGGAATTCTATTCTATTCTTTTTTCTTAATAGAGTTCCGCTACCCTTGATAGTGAATAATTCTTTCAATAAACCGGGCGCAGAAGTGATTGCGATCTGAAGATTTGGGTCTCCCGTATATTCGAAAATTCTTTTACATTCTTTGAATAAGGACTCGTCTTCTTTTTGAAGAGTTTCGGACGATTCGAAATCTAAGATGGAGATCTTCTTATCTTCAGAAGTATGAAATCCACTTCTTGTTGTAAGAAGGATTAACTTTTTAGTTCTCAGCTCTTTGCATAAGTTGGAAAGATAAGGATAAATTTCCGATCCGCCTTGGTCTGTCACGAATACAGGGATCTTCTTTTCCTTTAAAGAAGAAAGAACCGACTCCAATGCTTGGCTTGGATTTCTGAACCATTTTGCTGGAAGGTTTCTGGAACCTGGAAGTTCTTGTCCTTCTTCCAACTGGTCTTTGATAGAATCCAGACTGATCTTGGAAGTAGGGGACCGATAGAATAAATTTGCGTAAGAGACGCCGTCCTTTTCCAGAACGACTACTGGGAATAGTTGTAACTTTTGTAATAATTTTAAGTTGTATAAGAATGCTTCCGCGGATTCGGTCAAGGTCTCTGAGCTAGCATGGATGACCGCGAATTTTTCAGGCTCCAAGGACTGGAATAGTTTCAGGAACTGAAAACTGTCCTTGGAGTTTTCTGTGACTTCTAAAAGTTTGAGTAGGATCTCCTGGTGATTCATCTCTCCCGGGAGTCTGGCTTAGTCGATCCGATAGGCAACTAATTTTCCTTTTAACTTAGCTATGGTGACGGATTGTTCTTTGTCAGACTTCAGTTTTAAGAAGCCCAAAAGGGAAGGATCTCCCGCTACCATTGCTACATAGGATCCGGAGAAATTCTTTTTCAGAGCTTCTCCCCAGCTAGAATAGAGTTCTGAAACGGATTCCTTATCTCCCAAACGGACTCCGTAAGGAGGATTGGTCACGATTTTCCCTTCTTTGAATCCGAGACTGGAATCCAGTTCTTCTGCGGAGGCAACCTTCCAGCGGATCAAGTCTGCGACTCCCGCTTCTTTTGCATTCTTCTTTGCTAGTTCGATAGCTTCTTCAGAGATATCGGAACCGAAGAGTAGGATTTCCTTAGAGTCCAATTCTTCTTTCGCTTTGCAAGGTCCAAAAAGTCTAGTGAAGATAGAAGATCTGGATAAACTTTTATAATTCACCCAACCGCCGTTTCTCATTCTGAGTGCGGCTTCTATTAATAGAGTTCCGGAACCGCAGAATGGATCGTATAACGCTTCTCCTGGTTTCCAACCTGAAAAACGGATTAATGCCTGGGCCAAGGTTTCTCTGAGCGGAGCTTCTCCACCTTCTCTTCCATGACCTCTTCTTTGTAAAGGTTGAGCGTGTAATGCCAGGAATAATTTTACCTGGTTCATTCTGGAACGAAGATAGAATAAAACCTCAGGTTCTTCACGATCGGCTTCCGGTAGTTCCAAACCTTGCGCTCTGAATCTATCAAATATCGCATCTTTTAAGCGGTACGTCGCGTAACGTGAGTCTTGCAGGCTGTCTTTTGTTGCAGCATCTATTCTGAACTTGGTGCCTGGAGAAAGTAATTTCTCAAAAGGGAACATTGCTGCGACTTCATATAGGTCGTCTGGCCCTTGTATATCTTGCCAAGACGACAATTCGAAGCTGATGCCGGAAGAAATTCCGGAACTCAGACAGAAGTCTCTGACTTTTTTAGAAGGTCCCTTAAAGAAAACTCCTCCTCTGTTGTCGGAGATAATTTCTAGGCCTGCTTCCTTAACTTCTTCTTTCAATAAGAATGCCAGGCCATCACCGCATGACGCATGATAGGTGAGCGCTTCCGGTCTATCGAATTCTGAAAGAGAAAGTTTTGCAGATTGCCAACCGGCACGAATGCCTTCTCTATAATTGTCCTCTTCGTAGGAATGTGTTGGACGTTCTGAACGAAATCCTTCTTTTCCTCTAGGGGAGAAGCGGCCTCTTTCGCCTTTGTCTGAGTCGCGAGAGAATGGTTTACGATCGCCGCGATCTGAGCTGCGTGGAAACGGTTTTCTTTCTCCGCGATCTGAATTACGGGAGAATGGTTTACGTTCGCCACGGTCAGAATTTTCTCCGTAGGAACTTCTACCTTCTCCTCTTCTTGTATTTCCGGAAAATGGCTTTCTTTCTCCGCGATCTGAGTCGCGAGAAAATGGTTTTCTGTCTCCACGGTCGGAGTCACGAGAGAACGGTTTTCTTTCTCCGCGATCTGAATTACGGGAGAATGGTTTACGATCTCCACGGTCAGAATTTTCTCCGTAGGAACTTCTACCTTCTCCTCTTCTTGTATTTCCGGAAAATGGTTTTCTTTCTCCGCGGTCTGAATCACGAGAGAATGGCTTTCTGTCTCCGCGATCTGAGTCGCGAGAAAATGGTTTTCTGTCTCCACGGTCGGAGTCACGAGAGAACGGTTTTCTGTCTCCGCGATCTGAATCACGAGCAAATGGCTTACGAGCCCTGCGGTCAGAATCTTCTCTGCCTGAATCTTTTTCACGATAAGGCTTTCTGTCATCGTCTGAAAATTTACGATTTCCGGAGCGAGCTGGAGGTTTACGATCATCACTTGAACGAAAAGGTTTGGAGTTGCCTCTTTCTTTTTTAAAATCAGAAGTTTCTCTATCTTCTCTTCTTTTATAAGGTCTTTCGGATCCTTCTTCTTTTCTTGCTCTGAAAGGTCTGTCTTTTGGTTTGTCAGAAGAATATCCTGACTTGGAGTTTCCGTCTTTGGAACGGTAAGGTTTTTCTGAATCGCTTCTTTCTTTAGAGCGATAAGGTTTACGATCTGAATCTCGATCTAACCCTGAGTTTTTTGAGCGAGTCGGTTTTGAAAAAGAAGAACCTGATTTAGCAGGCCCCTTCTTGCCATAGCCGGAAGAAGGGGATTTTTTAGGGGATGGTTTTTTGGAATTCAATGCTTAGGTGATTTGTTGGGCCAAATAATTTTGGACCCCAATGGTTTTGATGATCTCTAGCTGGGCCTCGAGCCAGTCGATATGCTCCTCCTCGGAGACGAGGATCTTCTCGAGCAATTCACGTGTGCCGTTGTCTTTGTTTTTAGTGGAAATTTCTATCCCACGATTCAAACGTTCTACGGCATTATACTCTACGTCTAAATCATTCTTTAGGATATTTTCGATGTCCTTGCCTACATTGATCTTCATGTATCTTTGCAGATCAGGAACACCGTCCAGGAAGAGGATACGCTCGATCACTTGGTCTGCGTGATTCATCTCTTCGATGGATTCCTTCTTCATGTAAGAAGCAAGTTTTTCGTAACCCCAGTTCTTGTTCAACTTAGCGTGGATGAAATACTGGTTGATCGCTGTGAGTTCGGCGGAGAGCACTTCCGCTAAGATTTCGAGGACTTCTTGGTTTCCTTTCACGTCGTTTCTCCTACCTCAGATCACTATAAACGAGAGTGCCTATTTTGAAAAGCGAGATTCAAAAAAAGGCAGAGTAGTTCTTTAAGTTTTTGACTTTGCTCGAAATCAGATGCGGGGAAATTTGTAGGAATATGACCTCGGCCTATGTGCTCGACTCTCATTTAAGCAAATTTGGCAAGACTGATTCCGACTATCAATCGCTTTCTTATGATACTGCGAATCATTTACTTAAGAAGAATCCAGGCTTTATTCCAGAGTTTCTAATCTTTGCATGTATGGCTCCTGAACGTTATACTGGGGAAATTTTTTTACCTGCAAAGATCAAAGAGGATCTGGGCCTTTCTTCCTTGTTCGCGATCCGTTCAGAGACTGCATCTTCCAGTGGGGCTTCTGCTCTTCATCTGGCCCGTTATCTTCTTCTATCAGGAAAATTTAAAAGAGGGATTGTGATCGGAACGGAGGTCATGAGCAGACTTCCGAGAGAAGAGAATAACCTGCTTTTAGGTTCCGTACTTTCTTCCCAACAAAGGAACCTGGCTATGTCCATGGCACAGGGCGGGGCGTTGACTGCCACCAGGTATTTAAGAGATTTTGGATATACTAGGAAGGAACTTTTTAGATTATCTAAGAAACTTCATGATAATGGTCTTGAAAATAAGATCGCGCATATTCAAAAAAACTTAAGTGAAGAGGAGTATTTCTCTTCTCCTATGTTCTCAAGTCCATTATGTTTATATGATATTTCTCCGTTATCGGACGGTTCTTGCGCGTTGCTCTTAGAAACTGATCCGGCAAGATTGAAGAAGGACCGTAAAAAAATCGAGATCACAGGTACTGGACATGGCTTAGGCCAGGTCAACGGGGTGCCAGGTGGACTTAGTTTTCCCGCATCCAAATCCGCATTCGAGCAGGCTTATTCAGAATCTGGTAAAAAATCTTCTGACATCCAAGTTGCTGAACTTCACGACGCATTTACGATTTTTGAGATTATTGCTGCAGAAGATGCGGGTTTATTTCCACAAGGAAAAGCTCTTGCGAATGTAGCAGAAGGGATCACCGACAAAAGAGGAAGACTTCCAATCAATCCTTCCGGAGGATTGAAAACGAGAGGCCATCCTGTAGGGGTTTCCGGGCTTGCCCAAGTAGCGGAACTTTGTGAATTTATGAACGGGAATGATGCGGACACTGCACTGAGTTTATCCATCGGTGGATTGGGTGTGAATAATTTTGCAACCATCTTAGAGGCCAAAAAATAAATGCCTGAAAATATTTTAGTCATCCAAACAGCATTCTTAGGAGATCTGATCTTAACTACTC is a window of Leptospira hartskeerlii DNA encoding:
- a CDS encoding acetylglutamate kinase, producing MNHQEILLKLLEVTENSKDSFQFLKLFQSLEPEKFAVIHASSETLTESAEAFLYNLKLLQKLQLFPVVVLEKDGVSYANLFYRSPTSKISLDSIKDQLEEGQELPGSRNLPAKWFRNPSQALESVLSSLKEKKIPVFVTDQGGSEIYPYLSNLCKELRTKKLILLTTRSGFHTSEDKKISILDFESSETLQKEDESLFKECKRIFEYTGDPNLQIAITSAPGLLKELFTIKGSGTLLRKKNRIEFHTDFQKIDHKRLNELIEDSFGRGLKQGFWNKEFSGIVLESEYKGCALLQNTPWGTFLSKFAVNEIARGEGVGRDIWDEMLKKAPVLFWRARAENTISKWYAKECSGLQKEGIWIYFWIGVQEKEIPSVCDFLRNLPEDLESKQRINS
- a CDS encoding THUMP domain-containing class I SAM-dependent RNA methyltransferase, producing MRAGWQSAKLSLSEFDRPEALTYHASCGDGLAFLLKEEVKEAGLEIISDNRGGVFFKGPSKKVRDFCLSSGISSGISFELSSWQDIQGPDDLYEVAAMFPFEKLLSPGTKFRIDAATKDSLQDSRYATYRLKDAIFDRFRAQGLELPEADREEPEVLFYLRSRMNQVKLFLALHAQPLQRRGHGREGGEAPLRETLAQALIRFSGWKPGEALYDPFCGSGTLLIEAALRMRNGGWVNYKSLSRSSIFTRLFGPCKAKEELDSKEILLFGSDISEEAIELAKKNAKEAGVADLIRWKVASAEELDSSLGFKEGKIVTNPPYGVRLGDKESVSELYSSWGEALKKNFSGSYVAMVAGDPSLLGFLKLKSDKEQSVTIAKLKGKLVAYRID
- the bfr gene encoding bacterioferritin; this translates as MKGNQEVLEILAEVLSAELTAINQYFIHAKLNKNWGYEKLASYMKKESIEEMNHADQVIERILFLDGVPDLQRYMKINVGKDIENILKNDLDVEYNAVERLNRGIEISTKNKDNGTRELLEKILVSEEEHIDWLEAQLEIIKTIGVQNYLAQQIT
- a CDS encoding thiolase family protein; its protein translation is MTSAYVLDSHLSKFGKTDSDYQSLSYDTANHLLKKNPGFIPEFLIFACMAPERYTGEIFLPAKIKEDLGLSSLFAIRSETASSSGASALHLARYLLLSGKFKRGIVIGTEVMSRLPREENNLLLGSVLSSQQRNLAMSMAQGGALTATRYLRDFGYTRKELFRLSKKLHDNGLENKIAHIQKNLSEEEYFSSPMFSSPLCLYDISPLSDGSCALLLETDPARLKKDRKKIEITGTGHGLGQVNGVPGGLSFPASKSAFEQAYSESGKKSSDIQVAELHDAFTIFEIIAAEDAGLFPQGKALANVAEGITDKRGRLPINPSGGLKTRGHPVGVSGLAQVAELCEFMNGNDADTALSLSIGGLGVNNFATILEAKK